From one Lactiplantibacillus paraplantarum genomic stretch:
- the smpB gene encoding SsrA-binding protein SmpB translates to MAKQHGKHPDTALAQNRKARHDYAVEETYEAGIALTGTEIKSVRDRRVNLKDGFVQVRNGEAWMQNVHISPFKEGNRYNVDPLRSRKLLLHKKEISKLGAATMTKGVTIIPLKMYLKHGFAKVLIGVAHGKREYDKRQDIKKREQQRQIDRVMKHY, encoded by the coding sequence ATGGCCAAACAACACGGTAAGCACCCAGATACCGCCCTCGCTCAAAATCGGAAAGCACGCCATGACTACGCTGTTGAGGAAACCTATGAAGCTGGTATTGCGCTGACGGGGACGGAAATCAAATCCGTTCGCGATCGGCGGGTCAACTTAAAGGATGGTTTCGTTCAAGTTCGCAACGGTGAAGCCTGGATGCAAAACGTTCACATTAGTCCGTTTAAAGAGGGTAACCGTTATAACGTTGACCCGTTGCGGTCCCGGAAACTATTGCTGCATAAGAAAGAAATCAGTAAGTTAGGTGCAGCAACGATGACTAAGGGTGTGACGATTATTCCACTTAAGATGTATCTCAAGCATGGATTTGCGAAAGTCTTAATTGGAGTCGCTCACGGGAAACGGGAATACGACAAACGGCAAGATATTAAGAAACGCGAACAGCAGCGTCAAATCGACCGGGTTATGAAACATTACTAG
- a CDS encoding amino acid ABC transporter substrate-binding protein/permease, giving the protein MRKWHVAVVMLLAALGSWFAVGTQAQAKTYTIATDTTFAPFEFQVKGGQYKGIDIDILKAIAKKENFNYKLKALSFGAAVQQLSANQVDGVIAGMNITAERKQTFDFSDAYYTSGVVMAVAKDSKVKTFKDLKGKTVALKTGTAGATYAKSIQSKYGFKIKYFNDSNNMYNDVKVGNSAACFEDYPVMSYGIKNGIALKIVSKQHEAGDYGFAVKKGKNAELLKKFNAGLKAIKADGTYKKIINKYLKSSEASLTGEDASSRTFVGLFTQNLDTIGSGLWMTLELTVISIILATILGLILGVLGVMPGKLGPAISSTIIYIFRGMPLMVLAFFIYIGFPDLIGHGFKIPAFVAGMITLMLNEGAYTGAFVKGGFAAVDDGQMEAARSLGLPYWTAMRKVIMPQGIRIMIPSFINQFIITLKDTSILSVIGIVELTQTGTLIIARNFEGFKIWLMIAIIYLIIITLLTWLSNWVQRRIN; this is encoded by the coding sequence ATGAGAAAGTGGCATGTTGCGGTTGTCATGTTGTTAGCAGCGCTGGGAAGCTGGTTTGCGGTTGGTACCCAGGCACAGGCTAAGACGTACACCATTGCAACGGATACAACCTTTGCGCCGTTCGAATTTCAGGTCAAGGGTGGTCAGTACAAGGGAATTGATATTGATATTTTAAAGGCGATTGCCAAAAAAGAGAATTTCAATTATAAATTAAAAGCACTTAGTTTTGGTGCCGCTGTCCAGCAACTTAGTGCGAACCAAGTTGACGGGGTGATTGCCGGAATGAATATTACGGCCGAACGGAAGCAGACGTTTGATTTTTCAGACGCTTACTATACGTCCGGAGTGGTTATGGCTGTTGCCAAAGATAGTAAGGTCAAAACGTTTAAGGATTTAAAAGGCAAAACCGTCGCCCTTAAAACAGGGACAGCCGGTGCGACCTATGCGAAATCGATTCAAAGCAAGTATGGGTTTAAAATCAAGTATTTCAACGACTCAAATAACATGTATAACGATGTTAAGGTCGGTAATTCAGCGGCTTGTTTTGAAGATTATCCTGTGATGTCGTACGGTATCAAGAACGGTATTGCGTTGAAGATCGTTTCTAAGCAACACGAAGCGGGCGACTATGGTTTCGCGGTTAAAAAGGGTAAAAATGCGGAACTGTTAAAAAAATTTAACGCTGGTCTCAAAGCGATTAAAGCGGATGGGACTTACAAAAAGATCATTAATAAGTACTTGAAGTCTAGTGAAGCCTCTTTGACTGGCGAAGATGCAAGTAGTCGGACATTTGTTGGGCTTTTTACCCAAAACTTGGACACGATTGGTTCAGGACTATGGATGACGCTTGAATTAACCGTTATTTCAATTATTTTAGCCACTATCCTAGGATTGATTCTTGGTGTCTTGGGTGTGATGCCTGGTAAGCTTGGTCCGGCCATCTCAAGTACAATTATTTATATTTTCCGCGGAATGCCGTTAATGGTGTTGGCCTTCTTTATTTACATTGGTTTTCCAGATTTGATTGGTCATGGGTTTAAGATTCCCGCCTTCGTTGCTGGGATGATTACCTTGATGCTGAATGAAGGGGCGTATACGGGGGCCTTCGTTAAGGGCGGCTTTGCTGCCGTTGATGATGGTCAAATGGAAGCGGCCCGCTCACTAGGATTGCCATACTGGACCGCCATGCGCAAGGTCATTATGCCACAGGGAATTCGCATTATGATTCCATCATTCATTAACCAATTTATTATCACATTGAAGGATACGTCGATTCTGTCAGTTATCGGGATTGTAGAATTGACGCAAACTGGGACGTTGATTATCGCCCGTAACTTTGAAGGCTTTAAGATTTGGTTGATGATTGCGATTATTTACTTGATTATCATTACGTTATTAACATGGTTGTCTAACTGGGTTCAAAGGAGGATTAACTAA
- a CDS encoding amino acid ABC transporter ATP-binding protein — MAKVIVKDLHKSYGDNEVLKGLNLEVQDNEVVCMIGPSGSGKSTFLRCLNDLEVPTQGQVVISGYDLSDKGTNINLVRENIGMVFQHFNLFPHLSVLQNITLAPTQLKKESQQEAEKTARDLLATVGLSDKADAMPKSLSGGQKQRVAIARALAMHPKIMLFDEPTSALDPEMVGDVLDVMKKLAADGMTMIVVTHEMGFAKEVADRVVFMADGLIQETGKPDDVFEHPQSPRLQDFLQKVINV, encoded by the coding sequence ATGGCGAAAGTAATTGTCAAAGATTTGCACAAGAGTTACGGTGATAACGAAGTCTTGAAGGGGTTAAACCTCGAAGTTCAAGATAACGAAGTCGTCTGCATGATTGGACCATCTGGCTCAGGCAAGAGCACGTTTTTACGGTGTTTAAATGATTTGGAAGTTCCGACACAAGGCCAAGTTGTTATTAGTGGTTATGACCTTTCCGACAAAGGGACGAATATTAATTTGGTCCGTGAAAATATTGGGATGGTGTTTCAACATTTTAACTTATTCCCACATTTGTCAGTGTTACAAAACATCACTTTAGCGCCGACTCAACTCAAAAAAGAAAGCCAACAGGAAGCTGAGAAAACGGCTCGTGATTTGCTTGCAACGGTTGGATTGTCCGATAAAGCGGATGCCATGCCTAAATCCTTATCTGGTGGTCAGAAGCAACGAGTGGCGATTGCCCGTGCACTAGCCATGCATCCGAAAATCATGCTGTTTGATGAACCAACATCAGCACTTGACCCGGAAATGGTCGGTGATGTGTTGGATGTTATGAAAAAATTGGCGGCGGACGGTATGACGATGATCGTGGTCACCCATGAAATGGGCTTTGCTAAGGAAGTCGCTGATCGGGTCGTCTTCATGGCGGACGGTTTGATTCAGGAGACGGGGAAGCCAGACGATGTATTCGAACATCCACAAAGCCCTCGGTTACAAGATTTCTTACAAAAAGTTATTAATGTTTAG
- a CDS encoding LURP-one-related/scramblase family protein — MRKLYFSRNSFAQGARIVRDAHNQSHYLLVGRWGRRQDALSLYAIQGELLAEIRQTSLGLLPKFDLYYNRQNVGSISKTLGFWHEMLYVRKLRWIIMGSLSAENYRIYHGTELIMTMRPVVTTNGEAFELAITDQSTEPLCICIAAILDHWQKPTNRNQAPVAKKGLKVSFGESNYTLTPRHKAAQH, encoded by the coding sequence ATGCGCAAACTATATTTCAGCCGCAATAGCTTTGCCCAGGGTGCGCGAATTGTTCGCGATGCGCATAATCAGTCCCATTACCTCTTAGTGGGACGCTGGGGGCGGCGCCAAGACGCGCTTAGTTTATATGCTATTCAAGGTGAACTACTTGCTGAGATTCGGCAGACGTCCCTTGGATTATTGCCGAAATTTGATTTATATTATAACCGTCAAAATGTCGGTTCGATCAGTAAAACATTAGGATTCTGGCACGAAATGTTGTATGTTCGTAAACTTCGTTGGATTATCATGGGCAGTTTAAGTGCTGAAAATTACCGTATCTATCATGGTACTGAACTGATCATGACGATGCGCCCCGTTGTCACTACGAATGGCGAAGCATTTGAATTAGCAATTACTGATCAATCAACAGAACCACTCTGCATTTGCATTGCAGCCATCTTAGATCACTGGCAAAAACCAACCAATCGTAATCAAGCTCCAGTTGCTAAAAAAGGCTTAAAGGTTAGTTTCGGTGAAAGTAACTATACGTTAACACCACGCCACAAAGCGGCACAACACTAA
- a CDS encoding Cof-type HAD-IIB family hydrolase: MISIIASDMDGTLLNNEMVVSDFNAEAIRQAQQQGVHFIVSTGRRFSEAQPLLAAQGITAPLITLNGAEVYDASGKMLDMVPITNSVARAVFHTLTSKGYYFEVVGSDGIYSNSKAKRIEQIAHLLTNLNPDTTFKIAVSLASARLELMDINYVANYNELLADPTKHVMKIIAFSEAGPSKLKPLSDEILAKHSSLKITSSSASNIEINNINAQKGIAVERYANMLNTPMSDVMAIGDNNNDVSMLELAGVSYAMGNASPEVKQLARYITDTNVNDGVGKAILEVLAKQ; the protein is encoded by the coding sequence ATGATTTCGATTATCGCCTCTGATATGGACGGAACATTACTCAACAACGAAATGGTCGTTTCGGATTTTAACGCTGAAGCCATCCGTCAAGCACAACAGCAAGGCGTGCACTTTATCGTTTCAACCGGACGCCGGTTCTCTGAAGCCCAGCCACTCCTGGCCGCCCAAGGTATTACTGCTCCTCTGATCACTCTAAATGGTGCGGAAGTTTACGATGCCTCCGGTAAAATGCTCGACATGGTTCCAATCACCAATAGTGTCGCCCGGGCCGTGTTCCATACCTTAACTTCCAAAGGTTACTACTTCGAAGTCGTTGGTAGTGACGGTATTTACTCTAACAGCAAGGCCAAACGAATCGAGCAAATTGCCCATCTCCTAACTAATTTAAATCCAGATACAACTTTCAAAATTGCCGTTTCACTTGCTTCAGCGCGCTTAGAGTTGATGGATATTAATTATGTGGCTAATTACAACGAATTACTAGCGGATCCCACTAAACACGTCATGAAGATCATTGCCTTCAGTGAAGCCGGTCCTAGCAAACTCAAGCCGCTCAGTGACGAAATTCTTGCCAAACACTCGTCCCTCAAGATCACTTCCTCATCTGCATCCAATATTGAAATCAACAATATTAATGCCCAAAAGGGAATCGCCGTAGAACGATACGCCAATATGCTTAACACACCAATGAGTGATGTCATGGCAATTGGCGATAATAATAATGACGTCTCAATGCTGGAATTGGCCGGTGTGAGTTACGCCATGGGTAATGCTAGTCCCGAAGTCAAACAACTAGCACGCTACATTACCGATACGAATGTCAATGACGGTGTCGGCAAAGCCATCCTGGAAGTACTCGCTAAACAATAG
- a CDS encoding uracil-DNA glycosylase, with protein sequence MKAFIHTDWWDVLKPEFEKPYYHQLHEFLKNEYRTKNIHPDMYNIFQAFEWTPFADTKVVILGQDPYHGPGQAHGLSFSVLPGVAVPPSLVNIYKELQDDVGCTPVDHGYLESWAKQGVLLLNSVLTVQNGVAFSHAGKGWEQLTDVAIRRLSERSTPVVFILWGKAARSKIKLIDTQTNVVLQAPHPSPLSAYRGFFGSKPFSKTNIALTSFGEQPINWQLPAHVNLEH encoded by the coding sequence ATGAAAGCGTTTATTCACACGGACTGGTGGGACGTCTTAAAACCAGAGTTTGAGAAGCCGTATTACCACCAATTACACGAATTTTTGAAAAATGAATACCGGACGAAAAATATTCACCCAGATATGTATAATATTTTTCAGGCCTTTGAATGGACGCCGTTTGCAGATACAAAGGTTGTTATTTTAGGTCAAGACCCATATCATGGCCCTGGTCAGGCACACGGACTGAGCTTTTCCGTACTTCCCGGTGTAGCTGTGCCACCATCGTTAGTTAATATCTACAAAGAATTACAAGACGATGTTGGCTGTACGCCGGTAGATCATGGTTATTTGGAGAGTTGGGCCAAGCAGGGGGTCCTATTACTGAACTCTGTGTTGACTGTTCAAAATGGCGTGGCTTTTTCCCATGCTGGTAAGGGCTGGGAACAGCTGACTGACGTTGCTATTCGACGGTTATCAGAACGGTCAACCCCAGTGGTCTTTATTTTGTGGGGCAAGGCGGCGCGGTCTAAGATTAAGCTGATTGATACGCAGACGAACGTGGTGTTACAAGCACCGCATCCTAGTCCACTGTCAGCTTATCGGGGCTTCTTCGGTTCTAAACCATTTTCAAAGACTAACATTGCGTTAACATCCTTCGGCGAACAGCCAATTAATTGGCAGTTACCAGCGCACGTCAATCTAGAGCATTAA
- the pta gene encoding phosphate acetyltransferase, producing MDLFESLAQKITGKDQTIVFPEGTEPRIVGAAARLAADGLVKPIVLGPVDKVQAVANDLNADLAGVQVLDPATYPAEDKQAMLDALVERRKGKNTPEQASKMLEDENYFGTMLVYMGKADGMVSGAIHPTGDTVRPALQIIKTKPGSHRISGAFIMQKGEERYVFADCAINIDPDADTLAEIATQSAATAKVFDIDPKVAMLSFSTKGSAKGDMVTKVQEATAKAQAAEPELAIDGELQFDAAFVEKVGLQKAPGSKVAGHANVFVFPELQSGNIGYKIAQRFGHFEAVGPVLQGLNKPVSDLSRGCSEEDVYKVAIITAAQGLA from the coding sequence ATGGATTTATTTGAGTCATTAGCACAAAAAATTACTGGTAAAGATCAAACAATTGTTTTCCCTGAAGGAACTGAACCCCGAATTGTCGGTGCGGCGGCGCGATTAGCAGCAGATGGTCTCGTCAAGCCAATCGTTTTAGGCCCAGTAGACAAGGTTCAGGCTGTGGCTAACGATTTGAATGCTGATTTAGCGGGTGTTCAAGTTCTTGATCCTGCGACATACCCGGCTGAAGATAAACAAGCGATGCTGGACGCCCTGGTAGAACGGCGGAAAGGTAAGAATACGCCGGAACAAGCAAGTAAGATGCTAGAAGATGAAAATTATTTTGGAACAATGCTTGTTTATATGGGGAAAGCGGATGGGATGGTCTCAGGTGCCATCCATCCAACTGGTGATACGGTACGGCCAGCTTTACAAATTATTAAGACTAAGCCTGGTTCACACCGGATTTCTGGGGCTTTCATTATGCAAAAGGGTGAAGAACGCTATGTCTTTGCTGATTGTGCCATCAACATTGACCCAGATGCGGACACGTTAGCAGAAATTGCCACTCAGAGTGCCGCGACTGCTAAGGTCTTTGATATTGATCCGAAAGTTGCAATGCTTAGCTTCTCGACTAAGGGTTCAGCAAAGGGTGATATGGTGACTAAGGTTCAGGAAGCAACGGCAAAGGCCCAGGCTGCTGAACCTGAATTAGCCATCGATGGGGAACTTCAATTTGATGCCGCCTTCGTTGAAAAAGTTGGTTTGCAAAAAGCACCGGGTTCTAAAGTGGCTGGTCATGCCAACGTCTTTGTTTTCCCAGAACTCCAATCTGGTAATATTGGTTATAAAATTGCGCAACGGTTTGGTCATTTTGAAGCCGTGGGCCCGGTCTTACAAGGCCTAAATAAGCCGGTTTCCGACTTATCACGTGGATGCAGTGAAGAAGACGTCTATAAGGTTGCAATCATTACAGCGGCCCAAGGATTAGCTTAA
- the tsaE gene encoding tRNA (adenosine(37)-N6)-threonylcarbamoyltransferase complex ATPase subunit type 1 TsaE: MESITVTSPEATMAIGTKLGQLVQPGDLILLDGDLGAGKTTFTKGLAKGLGIPNNVKSPTFTLIREYHQGRLPLYHMDVYRLEDGGAEDLGLDEYFDGDGVSVVEWSQFIDDLLPATYLRIAISRNTDADDQRIMTFKAAGEHYQQLVDQLKE; the protein is encoded by the coding sequence ATGGAATCAATCACGGTGACGTCGCCGGAAGCTACCATGGCAATTGGGACAAAGCTAGGCCAATTAGTACAGCCCGGCGATCTGATCTTACTAGATGGTGATTTAGGTGCTGGTAAGACAACTTTTACAAAGGGGTTAGCTAAGGGCCTTGGGATTCCCAATAACGTTAAGAGTCCGACTTTTACGCTTATTCGTGAATATCATCAAGGACGATTGCCGCTGTATCATATGGATGTTTACCGCCTAGAAGATGGTGGTGCGGAAGATTTAGGGTTAGATGAATATTTTGATGGTGATGGAGTCAGCGTTGTGGAGTGGTCACAGTTTATTGACGACCTCTTGCCAGCGACGTACTTGCGAATTGCCATTAGCCGAAACACGGATGCTGACGATCAGCGGATTATGACATTTAAAGCCGCGGGTGAACATTATCAACAATTGGTTGATCAATTGAAGGAGTGA
- a CDS encoding GNAT family N-acetyltransferase — protein sequence MAEEVVDVRPAEVADATQLLALLAQLGRESNTFTVDEGIEDLSETDEQEQIAHINGTTTNIIFVATLASQLIGVSTVQASTDFSAAQGEVGVAVLKEFWGMGLGTALIEEVLDWARNYSTLERLVLTVQLRNVRAIKLYRRLGFENCTSTSYDVVDPTGKRVAAIDMEMWV from the coding sequence ATGGCAGAAGAAGTTGTCGATGTACGACCTGCTGAAGTTGCGGATGCAACGCAACTATTAGCGCTGCTAGCTCAATTGGGACGCGAAAGCAACACCTTTACGGTTGATGAAGGTATTGAAGATTTAAGTGAGACTGATGAACAGGAACAAATTGCACATATTAATGGTACAACGACCAATATTATTTTTGTTGCAACGCTAGCGTCACAACTGATCGGTGTTAGTACGGTGCAAGCCAGTACCGACTTTAGTGCTGCCCAGGGCGAGGTCGGGGTTGCGGTCCTGAAAGAATTTTGGGGCATGGGTCTCGGTACGGCCCTAATTGAGGAAGTCCTAGATTGGGCACGGAATTACAGTACATTGGAACGACTAGTGTTAACTGTTCAGCTGCGAAACGTGCGTGCAATCAAGCTGTATCGGCGTTTGGGTTTTGAAAACTGCACCTCAACAAGTTATGACGTGGTCGATCCTACCGGTAAACGGGTTGCAGCCATTGATATGGAAATGTGGGTTTAA
- a CDS encoding 3'-5' exonuclease, whose protein sequence is MNFVAMDFETANAKRDSACSLALTVVRNNQISDEFYTLIKPESDFFWRNVQIHGIHEEDVAEAPKFPEVWEHIAPFFQRDRLVIAHNAPFDIGVLRNTLAHYGISTPEYLSMDTVKTSQKFYPELPNHKLDTLCRALDIDLQHHHNALDDSLACANILLTEAQAFGAEQLKPFVRVQG, encoded by the coding sequence TTGAACTTTGTCGCAATGGACTTTGAAACGGCTAATGCGAAACGTGACAGTGCTTGTTCACTCGCACTAACGGTTGTTCGCAACAACCAAATCAGCGATGAGTTTTATACACTCATCAAACCGGAAAGTGACTTTTTCTGGCGCAACGTCCAAATCCATGGCATTCATGAAGAAGACGTCGCGGAGGCACCCAAGTTTCCGGAAGTTTGGGAACATATTGCTCCCTTCTTCCAACGAGATCGCCTCGTGATTGCCCATAACGCGCCATTTGACATCGGCGTATTGCGCAATACGCTCGCCCATTATGGCATCAGCACGCCAGAATATTTATCCATGGATACTGTTAAAACCAGTCAAAAATTCTATCCAGAGTTACCAAATCATAAACTGGATACCCTTTGTCGGGCACTCGATATCGACTTACAACATCACCACAATGCTTTAGATGATAGTCTCGCCTGTGCCAATATTTTACTCACTGAAGCCCAAGCCTTTGGTGCTGAGCAGCTTAAACCCTTTGTTCGTGTTCAAGGTTAA
- a CDS encoding exodeoxyribonuclease III: MKLISWNVNGLRAAVKHGFVTTFNTLDADFFCVQETKLQAGQIELDFPGYYQYWNYAERKGYSGTAIFTKYEPLNVTYGIGVPEFDTEGRVITLEYADYYVLTCYTPNSGGELKRLDYRQQWEDAFLAYINRLSADKPLIFCGDLNVAHENIDLKNWRSNHHSAGFTDEERAKFDRLLANGYTDTFRHFYPDQTNIYSWWSYRGHARDNNSGWRIDYFITSQQLDNQLLNARILNNVFGSDHCPVELDIILPNH; encoded by the coding sequence GTGAAACTTATCTCTTGGAACGTTAACGGACTCCGGGCCGCCGTCAAACACGGCTTTGTCACAACTTTTAATACCCTCGATGCCGATTTTTTCTGTGTACAAGAAACGAAACTACAAGCTGGTCAAATCGAGCTGGACTTCCCGGGTTACTATCAATACTGGAATTATGCCGAACGTAAAGGTTACTCTGGTACGGCAATCTTTACAAAGTACGAACCGCTCAATGTAACTTATGGTATCGGCGTACCAGAATTTGATACTGAAGGCCGCGTCATCACGCTTGAATACGCCGACTACTACGTTCTGACGTGCTACACGCCCAATTCAGGCGGTGAATTAAAACGACTCGACTACCGACAACAATGGGAAGATGCTTTTCTCGCCTATATCAATCGTCTGAGTGCTGATAAACCATTGATTTTTTGTGGCGACCTCAATGTTGCCCACGAAAATATCGATTTGAAGAACTGGCGCAGTAATCATCACAGCGCCGGCTTCACAGATGAAGAACGGGCCAAGTTCGACCGCCTACTTGCGAACGGCTATACTGACACGTTCCGGCACTTCTATCCTGATCAAACGAATATATACTCATGGTGGAGTTATCGTGGTCATGCTCGCGACAACAATTCTGGTTGGCGGATTGATTATTTTATAACGTCACAACAACTCGACAATCAGCTATTGAATGCCCGGATTCTTAACAATGTTTTCGGCTCTGATCACTGTCCAGTCGAACTCGACATTATTTTACCGAACCATTAA
- a CDS encoding Gfo/Idh/MocA family protein — translation MLKIGVIGLGNISQKAYLPVMAAMQDQYEFHLTTRNPEKRAQLATMYGFQHTHATLAELMAVKPAAVFVHTPTSTHAAIIKQLLLAGIHVYVDKPVATDLQVVQNLYDLAASRHLLLTCGFNRRFAPLNQQLKALPDKRMLVAEKVREAGGQDPETAVFDLMIHMVDTGLFLLDEPLEQTGGRITTTATGALAQGYLTVQTAHQQLQVVTNMYGGVNLEQVTVQTTDQRVVVTDLSAKTVLTTATTTTTNFPDWTPTLEKRGFAPLIRAFLTAVATHGPNPIDPTSAITSHAVCRHLLSD, via the coding sequence ATGTTAAAAATTGGTGTCATTGGATTAGGTAATATTTCTCAAAAGGCTTATTTGCCAGTAATGGCCGCGATGCAGGATCAGTATGAATTTCATCTGACAACACGTAACCCGGAAAAACGGGCACAACTAGCGACCATGTATGGGTTTCAGCATACGCATGCGACGTTAGCTGAGTTGATGGCGGTCAAACCGGCGGCCGTATTTGTGCATACGCCGACGAGTACTCACGCCGCTATCATTAAGCAATTATTATTAGCTGGTATTCACGTTTATGTTGATAAGCCGGTGGCAACGGATCTTCAAGTTGTACAAAATCTGTATGATTTAGCAGCATCTCGGCATCTATTGTTGACTTGCGGTTTCAATCGGCGCTTTGCGCCCTTGAACCAGCAATTAAAGGCCTTACCGGATAAACGGATGCTGGTAGCTGAAAAGGTCCGCGAAGCTGGTGGTCAAGATCCGGAGACAGCCGTTTTTGATCTCATGATTCACATGGTTGACACGGGGTTGTTCTTGTTGGATGAACCACTTGAACAAACTGGTGGTCGTATAACGACTACGGCGACTGGTGCATTGGCGCAAGGTTATTTAACGGTTCAGACGGCGCATCAACAATTGCAGGTTGTGACGAACATGTATGGTGGTGTCAATCTTGAGCAAGTGACGGTGCAAACAACTGATCAACGGGTTGTTGTGACTGATTTAAGTGCCAAAACAGTGTTGACCACCGCCACAACCACGACCACGAATTTTCCAGATTGGACGCCAACATTGGAAAAGCGGGGATTTGCGCCATTGATTCGTGCGTTTCTAACGGCGGTGGCGACGCATGGTCCCAATCCAATCGATCCAACCTCTGCAATTACGAGTCACGCGGTGTGCCGTCATTTATTAAGTGACTAA
- the murB gene encoding UDP-N-acetylmuramate dehydrogenase has translation MTKDVLATFPAIEIKKDESLSHYTNTKTGGPADYVAFPKSISETKALITYANDQHLPLTVIGNASNLIVKDGGIRGLTIILTRMNQIHASENKVVAEAGAAIIATTKVACGASLTGLEFAAGIPGSVGGAIFMNAGAYGGEMSEVVETVTVLTPTGQLKTLDHAELDFGYRHSSIQDYDDIVVSVTFGLKSGNQTKIQARMDELNTLRAAKQPLEWPSCGSVFKRPTGYFTGKLIHDAGLQGHKIGGAEVSKKHAGFIINVDHATATDYMDMIHYVQKVVFERFGVHLQTEVRIIGEDVAQG, from the coding sequence ATGACCAAAGATGTCTTGGCCACTTTTCCAGCCATTGAAATTAAAAAAGATGAATCACTAAGTCATTATACGAATACTAAAACAGGCGGTCCCGCTGATTACGTGGCATTTCCTAAGTCAATTAGTGAAACCAAAGCCTTAATTACTTATGCCAACGACCAGCATTTACCGCTGACGGTTATTGGTAATGCGAGCAATTTGATTGTCAAAGACGGTGGCATCCGTGGTTTGACGATTATTTTGACTCGTATGAATCAGATTCATGCTAGTGAGAATAAAGTTGTCGCTGAGGCGGGGGCCGCTATCATAGCGACGACCAAGGTTGCCTGTGGTGCCAGTTTAACCGGTCTAGAATTTGCGGCTGGTATCCCTGGGAGCGTTGGTGGCGCGATTTTTATGAACGCCGGCGCTTATGGTGGTGAAATGAGTGAGGTTGTTGAAACGGTGACGGTCTTAACGCCAACAGGGCAGCTTAAAACATTGGATCATGCTGAGTTAGACTTTGGGTATCGTCACAGTAGTATTCAGGATTATGATGATATTGTTGTATCAGTGACGTTTGGCCTCAAATCAGGAAATCAAACTAAGATTCAGGCCCGGATGGATGAATTGAATACGTTGCGAGCAGCCAAACAGCCATTAGAGTGGCCCTCGTGTGGGAGTGTTTTTAAGCGACCAACGGGGTACTTTACTGGTAAACTAATTCATGATGCTGGTTTACAAGGACACAAAATCGGTGGTGCTGAAGTTTCTAAAAAGCACGCGGGTTTTATTATTAACGTTGATCATGCAACGGCAACGGACTATATGGATATGATTCATTACGTCCAAAAAGTTGTATTTGAACGTTTTGGCGTCCATCTTCAGACGGAAGTTCGAATTATTGGTGAAGATGTCGCTCAAGGTTAG